One segment of Gordonia terrae DNA contains the following:
- a CDS encoding DUF3000 domain-containing protein, whose translation MTSSGAPDEPADFRAAVESLHAARVRREIEVGPIRPPQRLAPYSYAVGAEVRPPEDLDVVPTDSQGSAFGRLILLFDPAGQDAWNGTMRLVAFLQAEVEAALAMDPLLPEVAWSWISDALGVPVGATATPEGSAHRVEVTALGGTVTSTTSVRYGDIAGPPRAHQLEVRASWTALSADGLGSHLEAFCDVLASAAGLPPVGVTELGAT comes from the coding sequence GTGACCTCTTCGGGAGCTCCGGACGAGCCTGCTGATTTCCGCGCGGCGGTGGAGTCGCTGCATGCTGCCCGGGTGCGCCGCGAGATCGAGGTCGGACCCATCCGCCCGCCGCAGCGCCTGGCGCCCTACAGCTACGCCGTCGGCGCCGAGGTGCGTCCGCCCGAGGACCTCGACGTGGTGCCCACCGATTCGCAGGGCAGCGCGTTCGGGCGACTCATCCTGCTCTTCGACCCCGCGGGCCAGGACGCCTGGAACGGCACCATGCGTCTCGTCGCGTTCCTACAGGCCGAGGTCGAGGCCGCACTGGCCATGGACCCCCTGCTGCCCGAGGTGGCCTGGAGCTGGATCAGCGATGCGCTCGGCGTACCGGTCGGCGCGACCGCCACACCGGAGGGGTCGGCGCACCGCGTCGAGGTGACCGCCCTCGGTGGCACCGTCACCTCCACCACGTCGGTCCGATACGGCGACATCGCCGGGCCGCCGCGCGCACACCAACTGGAGGTGCGGGCCTCGTGGACCGCACTCAGCGCGGACGGGCTCGGGAGCCATCTCGAGGCGTTCTGCGATGTCCTCGCCTCCGCAGCCGGTCTCCCACCGGTCGGGGTGACCGAACTCGGCGCGACGTGA
- a CDS encoding class I SAM-dependent RNA methyltransferase — translation MTGSGSPRRVEVTVDRPANGGEAVGRADGRVVFVRGAIPGERVVAEITDDRHDSYWRADAVDVLDASPHRVPSPCPAASAGAGCCDLGHVAPDHARDLKQAVLLDVLDRVGHLPRNVVASTELATVGVRRLGDADLGWRIRTRLAVDGQGHPGQSAFRGRTIVTEPCVQPAAGMLDGLADGRFTPHSELAVVLDADGARHVTELAPVEKPRRGRADSRRRAQQNRVRRSRPRAQAILEGGANAVHRVGGRSWDIPITGFWQAHREAPRTYSETVAELVGARLGTPPRVAWDLYGGAGVFAGALLDGPGGLDSVHIVDSDPAALDAADRAFAGEGDRVRTHRGEVATRIADLTGRPDVVVLDPPRTGAGERVITAVADARPGIVVHVGCDAARFARDLGLFAERGFRVAEIRGFDAFPLTHHVEAVACLLPSAPG, via the coding sequence GTGACCGGGTCGGGATCGCCCCGCCGGGTCGAGGTCACCGTCGACCGACCGGCCAACGGCGGTGAGGCGGTGGGCCGCGCGGACGGCCGGGTCGTGTTCGTGCGCGGGGCGATCCCCGGCGAACGGGTGGTCGCCGAGATCACCGACGACCGGCACGACTCGTACTGGCGGGCCGATGCGGTGGACGTGCTCGACGCCTCACCCCATCGGGTGCCCTCACCGTGTCCGGCGGCGTCGGCCGGAGCCGGCTGCTGCGATCTCGGCCACGTGGCGCCCGATCATGCCCGGGACCTGAAACAGGCTGTGCTGCTCGATGTCCTGGACCGGGTGGGCCATCTCCCGCGGAACGTCGTCGCGAGCACCGAGCTGGCGACCGTCGGTGTCCGGCGGCTCGGGGACGCCGACCTCGGCTGGCGGATCCGTACCCGCCTCGCCGTGGACGGGCAGGGGCACCCGGGCCAGTCGGCGTTCCGCGGCCGGACGATCGTGACCGAGCCCTGCGTGCAGCCCGCCGCGGGGATGCTCGACGGACTCGCCGACGGTCGCTTCACCCCGCACTCCGAGCTCGCGGTCGTGCTCGACGCCGACGGCGCACGCCACGTCACCGAGCTGGCACCGGTCGAGAAGCCGCGGCGGGGCCGCGCCGACAGCCGGCGCCGCGCGCAGCAGAACCGTGTCCGGCGGTCGCGACCCCGCGCCCAGGCGATCCTCGAAGGCGGCGCGAACGCGGTGCACCGTGTCGGCGGGCGGTCCTGGGACATCCCGATCACGGGATTCTGGCAGGCGCACCGCGAAGCGCCCCGGACCTACTCCGAGACCGTCGCCGAACTCGTCGGTGCGCGTCTCGGGACGCCGCCGCGCGTGGCGTGGGATCTCTACGGCGGCGCGGGAGTGTTCGCGGGCGCGTTGCTCGACGGTCCGGGTGGCCTGGACTCCGTTCACATCGTCGATTCCGATCCGGCCGCCCTCGACGCCGCCGACCGTGCTTTCGCCGGCGAGGGCGATCGGGTGCGCACCCACAGGGGCGAGGTCGCGACCCGGATCGCGGACCTGACCGGGCGGCCCGACGTCGTCGTGCTCGACCCGCCCCGCACGGGTGCAGGCGAGCGGGTGATCACCGCGGTCGCCGACGCCCGGCCCGGCATCGTCGTCCACGTGGGCTGTGACGCAGCCCGGTTCGCACGTGATCTCGGACTCTTCGCCGAGCGCGGATTCCGCGTCGCGGAGATCCGCGGTTTCGACGCGTTCCCGCTGACACACCACGTGGAAGCGGTGGCCTGCCTCCTCCCGTCCGCGCCCGGGTGA
- a CDS encoding FAD-dependent oxidoreductase — protein sequence MSPRVRIAIVGGGISGLTAAYRLRRALGSDAHIDLVEASGRLGGVLHTATVGERAVDVGAEAFIVRRPEALDLVTELGLADRIVSPTPRRPAVWSGERLHPLPGPALMGIPAGPAVVEGLADPADLVRMADEPGQPLSWQAGADMSVGELVAERFGPSVVARSVDPMLGGVYSSLARDIGVREALPALATSLDAGTPSLSAAVDALIAAGAGASGPVFGALVGGYAVLLDALRTAAGIDPQMAGPVTDVTPSADGWVLGSDGAVDRPPYDGVILAVPAWRAGDLLHRSVPELSAPLRAVRRASSVVVSIALAPETVLPEHSGVLVGTGEGLRAKAFTFSSQKWAHLSDTGRPVSVRASFGRFGAPVPDETTEPGVEERLRRYALEDLDEVCRAAGVPPVSSRVVDVYVQRWDEGLPVYAPGHLAAMAQVLSARPPRLTLAGSSYAGVGVPACIGRAGRAVTELLDDLA from the coding sequence ATGTCTCCGCGCGTCCGGATCGCGATCGTCGGCGGCGGGATCTCCGGCCTGACCGCCGCGTACCGCCTTCGTCGTGCGCTCGGGTCCGACGCCCACATCGACCTCGTCGAGGCATCCGGTCGGCTGGGTGGTGTGCTGCACACCGCGACCGTCGGCGAGCGGGCCGTCGACGTCGGAGCCGAGGCGTTCATCGTCCGGCGTCCCGAGGCGCTCGACCTCGTCACCGAACTCGGCCTCGCCGACCGGATCGTCTCACCGACACCGCGGCGTCCCGCCGTGTGGTCGGGGGAGCGGTTGCATCCGCTGCCCGGTCCGGCATTGATGGGGATCCCGGCCGGTCCGGCGGTCGTCGAGGGGCTCGCCGACCCCGCCGACCTCGTTCGGATGGCCGACGAACCCGGACAGCCGTTGAGTTGGCAGGCCGGCGCCGACATGTCCGTCGGGGAGCTGGTCGCCGAGCGGTTCGGGCCTTCCGTCGTCGCTCGGAGCGTCGATCCGATGCTCGGCGGGGTGTATTCCAGTCTCGCCCGTGACATCGGGGTCCGTGAGGCGCTCCCGGCCCTCGCGACGAGTCTGGACGCGGGTACGCCGTCGCTCAGTGCCGCCGTCGACGCCCTCATCGCCGCCGGCGCGGGCGCCTCCGGCCCCGTCTTCGGTGCGCTCGTGGGCGGTTACGCGGTCCTCCTCGACGCCCTGCGGACCGCGGCCGGTATCGATCCCCAGATGGCCGGTCCCGTCACCGATGTCACTCCGTCGGCAGACGGTTGGGTGCTCGGATCCGATGGTGCCGTGGATCGGCCACCGTACGACGGGGTGATCCTGGCGGTGCCCGCCTGGCGGGCCGGCGACCTGCTGCACCGGTCCGTGCCGGAGCTGTCCGCTCCGCTGCGGGCGGTCCGGCGCGCCTCCTCCGTCGTGGTGTCGATCGCGCTTGCGCCGGAAACGGTGCTACCCGAACACTCCGGCGTGCTGGTGGGCACCGGAGAAGGATTGCGCGCCAAGGCTTTCACGTTCAGCTCGCAGAAGTGGGCCCACCTGTCCGACACCGGCCGGCCGGTGTCGGTCCGGGCGTCGTTCGGACGGTTCGGTGCGCCGGTTCCGGATGAGACCACCGAACCCGGGGTCGAGGAGCGGTTGCGGCGCTATGCGCTCGAAGATCTCGACGAGGTGTGCCGGGCCGCCGGCGTCCCGCCGGTGTCGTCGAGGGTCGTCGACGTGTATGTGCAGCGCTGGGACGAGGGACTGCCGGTCTATGCGCCCGGACACCTCGCCGCGATGGCGCAGGTGCTGAGTGCGCGGCCCCCGCGTCTCACCCTGGCCGGGTCGTCGTACGCCGGCGTCGGGGTGCCGGCCTGCATCGGCCGGGCCGGTCGCGCGGTGACCGAACTGCTCGACGATCTGGCGTGA
- a CDS encoding HRDC domain-containing protein, which produces MNDPAPDDTAPDDPTPEVTPLLQPADGVPPVLATAAEFADAAAALAAGSGPIAIDTERASGYRYSQRAYLIQIKRHGSGSFLLDPIGDPDALAPVIDALRGPEWVLHAADQDLPCLRELGFECVELYDTELAGRLLGLAKVNLAAMVAEFLGLGLLKGHGAADWSRRPLPDEWLNYAALDVEVLVELRDAMDAALAAAGKDGWAREEFAYILSRPPAPPRTDRWRKTSNIHTVKSTRALAAVRELWTAREELAQRRDVAPGRVLPDTAIVNAATVNPESIAELTKLPVFGGPRQRRQAGIWLSALQRAREIPDSKLPSRKTTGPGLPPVSRWDQRNPEAAARLQTVRPALKEIAETHTLPMENLLAPDVVRQLCWDGLPEPITAAALDAHLAAAGARVWQRTLCAEPLTQALLEAARPGPTAAGE; this is translated from the coding sequence GTGAACGATCCCGCGCCCGACGACACGGCTCCCGACGACCCCACACCGGAGGTCACCCCACTGCTCCAGCCGGCCGACGGCGTACCCCCGGTCCTCGCGACGGCCGCCGAATTCGCGGACGCCGCAGCAGCTCTCGCGGCGGGCAGCGGACCGATCGCCATCGACACCGAACGCGCATCGGGCTACCGCTACTCACAACGGGCCTATCTGATCCAGATCAAACGACACGGGTCGGGCAGCTTCCTGCTGGACCCCATCGGCGATCCGGACGCACTGGCACCGGTGATCGACGCTCTGCGCGGACCGGAGTGGGTGCTGCACGCCGCCGACCAGGACCTCCCGTGCCTGCGTGAACTCGGTTTCGAGTGCGTCGAGCTGTACGACACCGAACTGGCCGGACGCCTCCTGGGCCTGGCCAAGGTCAACCTGGCGGCGATGGTGGCCGAGTTCCTCGGGCTCGGGCTTCTCAAGGGTCATGGTGCGGCCGACTGGTCGCGTCGTCCCCTGCCCGACGAGTGGCTCAACTATGCCGCACTCGACGTCGAGGTCCTCGTCGAACTGCGTGATGCGATGGACGCCGCGCTCGCCGCGGCCGGCAAAGACGGTTGGGCGCGCGAGGAATTCGCATACATCCTCTCCCGGCCGCCCGCCCCGCCGCGCACCGACAGGTGGCGCAAGACCTCGAACATCCACACCGTCAAGTCGACCCGCGCACTGGCTGCTGTGCGCGAATTGTGGACCGCGCGTGAGGAATTGGCGCAGCGCCGGGATGTCGCACCCGGCCGCGTCCTGCCCGACACCGCGATCGTCAACGCCGCGACCGTGAACCCCGAGTCCATCGCCGAACTCACCAAGTTGCCGGTCTTCGGCGGTCCGCGGCAACGACGCCAGGCCGGGATCTGGCTGTCGGCGCTGCAACGGGCCCGCGAGATCCCCGACAGCAAGCTCCCGTCGCGCAAGACGACCGGGCCGGGCCTGCCACCGGTCAGTCGCTGGGATCAGCGCAACCCGGAGGCCGCGGCACGACTGCAGACGGTGCGTCCGGCGCTGAAAGAGATCGCCGAAACCCACACCCTGCCGATGGAGAACCTTCTCGCTCCCGATGTGGTGCGGCAACTGTGCTGGGACGGGCTGCCCGAGCCGATCACGGCCGCGGCGCTCGATGCGCACCTGGCCGCTGCGGGCGCCCGCGTCTGGCAGCGGACACTGTGTGCCGAGCCCCTGACGCAGGCCCTCCTCGAGGCTGCTCGACCAGGGCCGACAGCAGCGGGCGAGTAG
- a CDS encoding type II toxin-antitoxin system Rv0910 family toxin yields MATVSVGIDSDLDPSAAWTLASNLSRFDEWMTIFGGWRSPVPDTIAEGTTISSLIKVKGFRNVIHWTVTDYDEPRLIALSGTGRGGVNIDLAMKVDEIVDGSHFDLSAELSGGLLNGPVGRLVAKVLEADVHKSISNLATLR; encoded by the coding sequence GTGGCCACAGTCTCCGTCGGCATCGACTCCGACCTCGACCCCAGCGCGGCCTGGACTCTCGCGAGCAACCTCTCGCGCTTCGACGAATGGATGACCATCTTCGGCGGCTGGCGTTCGCCGGTGCCCGACACGATCGCCGAGGGAACCACCATCTCGTCGCTGATCAAGGTCAAGGGCTTCCGCAACGTCATCCACTGGACGGTCACCGATTACGACGAGCCGCGCCTGATCGCACTCTCCGGAACCGGACGCGGCGGCGTGAACATCGATCTGGCGATGAAGGTCGACGAGATCGTCGACGGCTCCCACTTCGACCTCTCGGCCGAGTTGTCCGGCGGGCTGCTCAACGGTCCGGTCGGCCGGCTCGTCGCCAAGGTACTGGAAGCCGATGTGCACAAGTCGATCTCGAACCTGGCGACGCTGCGCTGA
- the hemE gene encoding uroporphyrinogen decarboxylase: protein MSNATGTRVHRSHLPLVAAATGATPSRRPVWFMRQAGRSLPEYRAIRADHGMLESCFDAELVCEITMQPVRRHDVDAAILFSDIVVPLKAAGIDLDIVAGTGPVIAEPVRSPDAVSRIQRLEPAAVGSIARAIELLLGELGDATALIGFAGAPFTLASYLIEGGPSRNYERTKAMMHGDPETWGELMARLADITIAFLRVQLDAGVDAIQLFDSWAGMLSAADYQRFVAPHSARVLAEVAEYGVPRIHFGVGTGELLAPMAHVGADVIGVDWRVPLEEAVRRVGPGKAVQGNLDPTLLFAGQDVVDSEVRRVVADGDRAVAAGAIGHIFNLGHGVLPGTDPDVLTRAVEVIHSL, encoded by the coding sequence ATGTCGAACGCAACTGGTACCCGGGTCCATAGGTCGCACCTGCCGCTCGTCGCCGCGGCCACCGGCGCGACCCCCTCACGCCGTCCGGTGTGGTTCATGCGGCAGGCCGGCCGGTCGCTGCCCGAATACCGGGCCATCCGCGCCGATCACGGCATGCTGGAGTCCTGCTTCGACGCCGAACTGGTCTGCGAGATCACGATGCAGCCCGTCCGCCGGCACGACGTCGACGCGGCGATCCTCTTCTCCGACATCGTGGTGCCGCTCAAGGCCGCAGGCATCGACCTCGACATCGTCGCCGGAACCGGACCGGTGATCGCCGAGCCGGTGCGCTCGCCCGACGCGGTGTCACGCATCCAACGACTGGAGCCCGCTGCCGTCGGCTCGATCGCGCGGGCCATCGAACTCCTGCTCGGCGAACTGGGCGACGCCACGGCGCTGATCGGCTTCGCCGGTGCGCCGTTCACCCTCGCCTCGTACCTCATCGAGGGCGGGCCGAGCCGCAACTACGAGCGGACCAAGGCGATGATGCACGGCGACCCGGAGACGTGGGGCGAACTCATGGCACGTCTCGCCGACATCACCATCGCGTTCCTGCGCGTCCAACTCGACGCGGGCGTCGACGCGATCCAGCTGTTCGACTCGTGGGCCGGCATGCTGTCGGCCGCCGACTATCAGCGTTTCGTGGCGCCGCACAGCGCCCGCGTGCTGGCCGAGGTCGCCGAATACGGGGTGCCGCGCATCCACTTCGGCGTCGGTACCGGTGAGCTCCTCGCCCCCATGGCGCATGTCGGCGCCGACGTCATCGGCGTCGACTGGCGCGTGCCGCTCGAGGAGGCCGTCCGCCGGGTGGGTCCGGGCAAGGCCGTGCAGGGCAACCTCGACCCGACACTCCTGTTCGCCGGCCAGGACGTGGTCGACAGTGAGGTTCGGCGGGTCGTCGCCGACGGCGACCGCGCGGTGGCGGCCGGGGCGATCGGGCACATCTTCAACCTCGGTCACGGCGTGCTGCCCGGCACCGACCCGGATGTGCTGACGCGGGCCGTCGAAGTGATCCACAGCCTCTGA
- the hemQ gene encoding hydrogen peroxide-dependent heme synthase: MSRLDYAELNSTIRYLMFSVFAVRPGELGADRDQAKSDAADFFKSLEDSGVVVRGVYDVSGLRADADFMIWWHAEDVEPIQAAYARFRRETVLGRACNPVWSNVALHRPAEFNKSHIPAFLAGEEAGNYICVYPFVRSYEWYLLPDEERRKMLADHGKAARAYKDVRANTVSSFALGDYEWLLAFEAPELHRIVDLMRDLRATEARLHVREETPFFTGPRVEVSALIDALP, from the coding sequence ATGAGCCGCTTGGATTACGCAGAACTCAACTCGACGATCCGCTACCTGATGTTCTCGGTGTTCGCGGTCCGCCCCGGTGAACTGGGCGCCGATCGTGATCAGGCCAAATCGGATGCCGCGGACTTCTTCAAGTCGCTCGAGGACAGCGGCGTCGTGGTGCGCGGTGTCTACGACGTGTCCGGACTGCGCGCCGACGCCGACTTCATGATCTGGTGGCACGCCGAAGACGTCGAGCCGATCCAGGCCGCCTACGCCAGGTTCCGCCGCGAGACGGTTCTGGGACGTGCGTGCAACCCGGTGTGGAGCAACGTCGCGTTGCATCGCCCGGCCGAGTTCAACAAGAGCCACATCCCGGCGTTCCTCGCGGGCGAGGAAGCCGGCAACTACATCTGCGTGTACCCGTTCGTGCGGTCCTACGAGTGGTACCTGCTGCCCGATGAGGAGCGTCGCAAGATGCTCGCCGACCACGGCAAGGCGGCCCGTGCGTACAAGGACGTCCGCGCCAACACCGTGTCGTCGTTCGCGCTCGGCGACTATGAGTGGCTGCTGGCGTTCGAGGCGCCCGAACTGCACCGCATCGTCGATCTGATGCGTGACCTGCGCGCCACCGAGGCCCGGTTGCACGTCCGCGAGGAGACGCCGTTCTTCACCGGTCCGCGCGTCGAGGTGTCCGCGCTGATCGACGCGCTGCCCTGA
- the dxs gene encoding 1-deoxy-D-xylulose-5-phosphate synthase: protein MGVLDRISSPADLRPLSDEEMETLASEIRTFLIEKVAATGGHLGPNLGVVELTLGIHRVFDSPSDAILFDTGHQCYVHKIVTGRKDGFDQLRQRAGLTGYQERAESEHDWVESSHASAALSYADGLAKSFELTGQSHRTVVAVVGDGALTGGMCWEAINNIAACNRPVVIVVNDNGRSYAPTIGGLASHLSGLRLQPGYEKFLDEGRRVVKQVPVVGEPAYAVLHGMKSGLKDLLAPQAMFTDLGLKYVGPVDGHDIDAVESALRQARDFGGPVIVHTVTRKGMGYAHAENHVADLMHATGIIDPVTGRPTSVSPQDWTAVFSAALLDAGANRPDVVAITAAMPGPTGLTPFGDRYPDRMFDVGIAEQHAMTSAAGLALGGLHPVVAIYSTFLNRAFDQLLMDVALLKQPVTLVLDRSGITGPDGPSHHGMWDLSLMAMVPGLRVAAPRDAVRLREEFDEALGVADGPTALRFSKGAVPEDIRAVERLDDGVDVLHRTDRDLGPAGGDVLIVAVGAFCGLAVDTAERLARQGIDATVVDPRWVLPVPTSVVEVARRHRLVVTLEDGCTSGGVGSAVATALSTAEVLVPVQIKGIPQEFVPHSSRGEILADLGLTAQDLARSITATVSGMQAGPGLDRAIQNAPDAAESRAED from the coding sequence ATGGGTGTGCTCGACCGGATCAGCTCACCGGCCGATCTCCGGCCGCTGTCGGACGAGGAGATGGAAACCCTCGCGTCCGAGATCCGGACGTTCCTGATCGAGAAGGTCGCGGCCACCGGCGGGCACCTCGGTCCGAATCTCGGTGTCGTCGAGCTGACGCTCGGCATCCACCGGGTCTTCGACTCGCCGTCGGACGCGATCCTGTTCGACACCGGCCACCAGTGCTACGTCCACAAGATCGTCACCGGACGCAAGGACGGCTTCGATCAGCTGCGTCAGCGCGCCGGGCTCACCGGCTACCAGGAACGCGCGGAGTCCGAACACGACTGGGTGGAGTCCTCGCACGCCTCGGCGGCGCTGTCGTACGCGGACGGACTGGCGAAGTCCTTCGAGCTGACCGGTCAGTCGCACCGCACTGTGGTCGCGGTCGTCGGTGACGGCGCTCTGACGGGCGGTATGTGCTGGGAGGCGATCAACAACATCGCGGCCTGCAATCGCCCGGTGGTCATCGTCGTGAACGACAACGGGCGCTCGTATGCGCCGACGATCGGCGGTCTGGCCAGCCATCTGTCCGGGCTCCGGCTGCAGCCGGGGTACGAGAAGTTCCTCGACGAGGGGCGGCGCGTCGTCAAGCAGGTGCCCGTCGTCGGCGAACCGGCCTATGCGGTCCTGCACGGGATGAAGAGCGGACTCAAGGATCTGCTGGCCCCGCAGGCGATGTTCACCGACCTCGGTCTCAAGTACGTCGGGCCCGTGGACGGTCACGACATCGACGCGGTCGAATCGGCGCTGCGGCAGGCACGCGACTTCGGCGGACCGGTGATCGTCCACACCGTGACCCGCAAGGGCATGGGGTACGCCCACGCCGAGAACCACGTCGCCGACCTGATGCACGCCACCGGGATCATCGATCCGGTCACCGGGCGACCCACGAGTGTGTCACCGCAGGACTGGACCGCGGTGTTCTCCGCCGCGCTGCTCGACGCCGGCGCCAACCGCCCCGACGTCGTCGCCATCACCGCAGCCATGCCCGGACCGACCGGACTCACCCCGTTCGGCGATCGCTACCCGGATCGCATGTTCGACGTCGGCATCGCCGAACAGCATGCGATGACCTCGGCGGCCGGGCTCGCCCTCGGCGGACTGCATCCGGTCGTCGCCATCTACTCGACGTTCCTCAACCGGGCATTCGACCAGCTGCTGATGGACGTCGCGCTGCTGAAGCAGCCGGTGACGCTCGTCCTCGACCGTTCCGGGATCACCGGCCCCGACGGTCCGAGCCACCACGGCATGTGGGACCTCTCGCTCATGGCGATGGTGCCCGGTCTGCGGGTGGCCGCACCGCGGGACGCGGTCCGGCTTCGCGAGGAGTTCGACGAGGCACTCGGTGTCGCCGACGGTCCGACCGCGCTGCGGTTCTCCAAAGGCGCGGTCCCCGAGGACATCCGGGCCGTCGAACGGCTCGACGACGGGGTCGACGTACTGCACCGGACCGACCGTGACCTCGGCCCGGCCGGCGGCGACGTGCTGATCGTCGCGGTCGGTGCGTTCTGCGGACTGGCCGTGGACACCGCCGAACGCCTCGCGCGTCAGGGCATCGACGCGACGGTCGTCGATCCGCGGTGGGTGCTGCCCGTGCCGACATCGGTGGTCGAGGTGGCGCGCCGCCATCGGCTGGTCGTCACCCTCGAGGACGGATGCACCAGCGGCGGTGTCGGTTCCGCCGTCGCGACCGCGCTGTCGACGGCCGAGGTGCTGGTGCCGGTGCAGATCAAGGGCATCCCGCAGGAATTCGTCCCGCACTCCTCCCGGGGTGAGATCCTCGCCGATCTCGGGTTGACCGCACAGGACCTCGCCCGGTCGATCACCGCCACGGTGTCGGGCATGCAGGCCGGGCCGGGCCTCGACCGCGCGATCCAGAACGCGCCCGACGCGGCGGAGAGCCGCGCAGAGGACTGA
- a CDS encoding APC family permease has protein sequence MSTVSKVSVATKRLLLGRPFRSDTLGHTLLPKRIALPVFASDAMSSVAYAPQEIFLVLSVAGISALAFTPWVAIAVAIVMIVVVASYRQNVHAYPSGGGDYEVATVNLGPNAGLTVGSALLVDYVLTVAVSVTSAAENIGSAIPFVGEHKVWFCVGAIMLLAAVNLRGIKESGAFLAIPTYGFIIGVLGMLIWGFTEIFVLGQDIHSETADFGIVPEQDNLTGLALVFLVARSFSSGCAALTGVEAISNGVPAFRKPKSRNAATTLLLLGAFSITLLLGIVLLAEKIGAKYVMNPEQDLIGAPEGYQQKAMIAQLAHAVFDSFPPAFFFVATVTALILLLAANTAFNGFPVLGSVLAQDRYLPRQLHTRGDRLAFSNGILFLAIAAIIFVVAFGAQVTALIQLYIVGVFVSFTLSQTGMVRHWTRLLRTETDPSARRRMMQSRVVNTVGLVMTATVLVVVLLTKFTEGAYIAVIAMVVLFVIMKLIHHHYASVQRELDRAEEDDEAVLPSRTHSIVLVSSLHMASKRALRYARATRPDVLEAITVNVDDRDTRKLVSEWEASDITVPLKVIASPYREITRPVVEYVRRVRRESPRDVVTVFIPEYVVGHWWEQILHNQSALRLKGRLLFEPGVMVTSVPWQLTSSDRRKEDRAYWAPGETRRALGEPERRP, from the coding sequence GTGTCCACCGTCTCCAAGGTGTCCGTCGCGACGAAACGCCTGCTGCTCGGCAGGCCGTTCCGCAGCGACACCCTCGGTCATACCCTTCTGCCCAAGCGGATCGCCCTGCCGGTCTTCGCGTCCGACGCGATGAGCTCGGTGGCGTACGCGCCGCAGGAGATCTTCCTGGTCCTGTCCGTCGCGGGGATCAGCGCGCTCGCGTTCACGCCGTGGGTGGCGATCGCCGTTGCGATCGTCATGATCGTCGTCGTCGCGAGCTACCGGCAGAACGTGCACGCCTATCCGTCGGGTGGCGGCGACTACGAGGTGGCGACGGTCAACCTGGGACCCAACGCGGGCCTCACCGTCGGCAGCGCCCTCCTCGTGGACTACGTGCTCACGGTGGCGGTCTCGGTCACCTCCGCCGCGGAGAACATCGGCTCGGCGATCCCGTTCGTCGGTGAGCACAAGGTGTGGTTCTGCGTGGGCGCGATCATGCTGCTCGCCGCGGTGAACCTCCGCGGCATCAAGGAGTCCGGCGCCTTTCTGGCGATCCCCACCTACGGGTTCATCATCGGTGTCCTGGGCATGCTCATCTGGGGCTTCACCGAGATCTTCGTGCTCGGGCAGGACATCCATTCCGAGACCGCGGACTTCGGGATCGTGCCCGAGCAGGACAACCTCACCGGGCTGGCACTCGTCTTCCTCGTCGCCCGGTCGTTCTCGTCCGGCTGTGCGGCGCTGACCGGGGTGGAGGCCATCAGCAACGGCGTGCCGGCGTTCCGGAAACCCAAGTCGCGCAACGCCGCGACGACGCTGCTGCTGTTGGGTGCCTTCTCGATCACGCTGCTGCTGGGCATCGTCCTGCTGGCCGAGAAGATCGGCGCGAAGTACGTGATGAATCCCGAGCAGGATCTCATCGGCGCGCCCGAGGGCTATCAGCAGAAGGCGATGATCGCGCAACTCGCGCACGCGGTGTTCGACTCGTTCCCGCCCGCGTTCTTCTTCGTCGCCACCGTCACCGCCCTGATCTTGCTGCTGGCCGCCAACACGGCCTTCAACGGGTTCCCGGTGCTGGGTTCGGTGCTCGCGCAGGACCGTTACCTCCCACGGCAGCTGCACACCCGCGGCGACCGGCTGGCGTTCAGCAACGGCATCCTGTTCCTGGCGATCGCCGCGATCATCTTCGTGGTCGCCTTCGGCGCGCAGGTGACCGCGCTGATCCAGCTCTACATCGTGGGTGTGTTCGTGTCGTTCACCCTGAGCCAGACCGGCATGGTGCGGCACTGGACGCGCCTGCTGCGCACCGAGACCGATCCGAGCGCGCGCCGCCGCATGATGCAGTCCCGGGTGGTCAACACCGTGGGCTTGGTGATGACGGCCACCGTCCTCGTCGTGGTGCTCCTGACCAAGTTCACCGAAGGGGCCTACATCGCGGTCATCGCTATGGTCGTGCTGTTCGTGATCATGAAGCTCATCCATCACCATTACGCATCGGTGCAGCGGGAACTCGACCGCGCCGAGGAGGACGACGAGGCCGTCCTGCCGAGCCGCACCCACTCGATCGTGCTCGTGTCCAGCCTGCACATGGCGTCCAAGCGTGCCCTGCGGTACGCGCGGGCGACCCGGCCGGACGTCCTCGAGGCGATCACGGTCAACGTCGACGACCGCGACACCCGCAAACTCGTCTCGGAATGGGAGGCCAGCGACATCACGGTCCCGCTGAAGGTCATCGCGTCGCCGTATCGCGAGATCACCCGTCCGGTCGTCGAATACGTGCGCCGGGTGCGCCGCGAGTCGCCGCGTGACGTGGTCACCGTGTTCATCCCGGAGTACGTCGTTGGACACTGGTGGGAGCAGATCCTGCACAATCAGTCGGCGCTGCGCCTCAAGGGACGCCTGCTGTTCGAACCCGGCGTCATGGTGACCTCGGTGCCGTGGCAGCTCACCTCGTCGGACCGGCGCAAGGAAGACCGTGCGTACTGGGCGCCGGGGGAGACCCGCCGCGCACTGGGCGAACCCGAACGGCGACCGTGA